One window from the genome of Desulfovibrio psychrotolerans encodes:
- a CDS encoding glycogen/starch/alpha-glucan phosphorylase: MDSTTPEALAGMRETASPATLPADTLKADILWHVLYSLGRDNERPDRQTVFRALALALRDRLVEKWIASQRAIYAKSSKRVYYLSLEFLPGPFLRQNLIALGLEKEARDALTELGFTLDDVAGEEWEPGLGNGGLGRLASCYLDSMAALRLPAYGYGIRYAFGIFHQLIRDGQQVERADNWLRGGQHWEFERTHYMHPVRFYGSVREWVDEQGRLRHTLEGGSTVMAMACDMFIPGYRNDYVLNMRLWAAKSSREFEFSFFNTGDYIGAVEKKIRDENISMVLYPNDEAPEGKELRLKQQFFLVSATMQDIVRRFRKKGVAWDQFPRKNVIHLNETHPAVAIPELMRLLVDEELLPWEEAWYICVRTFAYTNHTVLPEALEVWPEELFRKVLPRHLQIIYEINRRFLHDVRRQFPHDPGLLARVSLIHEGEQRFVRMSHLAIVGSFSVNGVSAHHSNIIKESIFNEFYKIFPERFNNKTNGITPRRWLRQCNPTLAWLITEHIGTEWLTDLEQLKKLEPYAESAGFQKAWMEVRLRNKQKLAEYIHAKNGITILPESLYDVHVKRFHEYKRQLLNILHVITLYNRIRRDPDAGIVPRTFIFGGKAAPGYYMAKHIIQLINAVGYTINTDPRVGDMLKVVFLQNYCVTLAERIMPATDLSEQISTAGMEASGTGNMKFALNGAITIGTHDGANIEMLEHVGDENLFLFGLLSHEVEDLRRQGYNPRTFYETDSELREVLDMISGGYFSPGDPHMFRDIVESLLNHGDRYMVLADFRSYAYRQQDAARAYLDQPGWARRSMLNTARMGFFSSDRSMGEYARDIWGVEGV, translated from the coding sequence ATGGATTCCACCACTCCCGAAGCATTGGCCGGAATGCGTGAGACCGCTTCGCCGGCCACCCTGCCAGCCGATACCCTGAAAGCCGATATTTTGTGGCATGTTCTTTACAGTCTTGGGCGGGATAACGAACGCCCGGACAGGCAGACCGTGTTTCGCGCGCTTGCCCTTGCCCTGCGCGACCGGCTGGTGGAAAAGTGGATTGCCAGCCAGCGGGCCATTTATGCCAAGAGTTCCAAGCGGGTGTATTATCTTTCGCTGGAATTTTTGCCCGGTCCGTTTTTGCGGCAAAACCTGATTGCGCTGGGGCTGGAGAAAGAGGCGCGTGATGCCCTGACCGAGTTGGGGTTTACCCTTGACGATGTGGCAGGAGAGGAGTGGGAGCCCGGACTGGGCAACGGAGGGCTGGGGAGGCTGGCCTCGTGCTATCTGGATTCTATGGCGGCCTTGCGCCTGCCCGCCTACGGTTACGGCATACGCTACGCCTTTGGTATTTTTCATCAGCTCATCCGGGACGGGCAGCAGGTGGAACGGGCGGACAACTGGTTGCGCGGAGGGCAGCACTGGGAGTTTGAACGCACCCATTACATGCATCCGGTACGGTTTTACGGTTCCGTGCGGGAGTGGGTGGATGAGCAGGGCAGGCTGCGGCATACGCTGGAAGGCGGCAGCACCGTGATGGCCATGGCGTGCGATATGTTCATTCCCGGCTACCGGAACGACTATGTGCTGAACATGCGCCTGTGGGCGGCGAAATCCAGTCGGGAGTTCGAGTTTTCCTTCTTTAACACCGGGGACTACATAGGGGCGGTGGAAAAGAAGATTCGGGACGAGAATATTTCCATGGTGCTGTATCCCAACGATGAGGCACCGGAGGGCAAGGAACTGCGCCTGAAGCAGCAGTTCTTTCTTGTTTCCGCCACCATGCAGGATATTGTGCGGCGTTTCCGCAAAAAAGGCGTGGCGTGGGACCAGTTTCCCCGCAAGAACGTCATTCATCTTAACGAGACGCATCCTGCCGTTGCCATACCCGAACTGATGCGGTTGCTGGTGGACGAAGAACTGCTGCCGTGGGAAGAGGCGTGGTACATCTGCGTGCGTACCTTTGCCTACACCAACCACACCGTGCTGCCCGAAGCGCTGGAAGTGTGGCCGGAGGAACTGTTCCGCAAGGTACTGCCGAGGCATTTGCAGATTATCTACGAGATAAACCGGCGCTTTTTGCATGACGTGCGCCGCCAGTTTCCGCATGACCCCGGGCTGCTTGCCCGTGTTTCACTCATTCACGAAGGGGAGCAGCGCTTTGTGCGCATGAGCCACCTTGCCATTGTGGGCAGCTTCAGCGTGAACGGGGTTTCGGCGCACCATTCCAACATCATCAAAGAAAGCATTTTTAACGAATTCTACAAGATATTCCCGGAACGTTTCAACAACAAGACCAACGGGATAACCCCGCGCCGCTGGTTGAGGCAGTGCAATCCCACGCTGGCGTGGCTGATAACTGAGCATATCGGCACGGAGTGGCTGACAGACCTTGAACAGTTGAAAAAGCTGGAGCCGTATGCGGAAAGCGCAGGATTCCAGAAGGCGTGGATGGAGGTGCGGCTGCGCAATAAGCAGAAGCTTGCCGAGTACATACATGCAAAGAACGGCATAACCATTTTGCCGGAAAGTTTGTACGATGTGCATGTGAAGCGGTTTCATGAATACAAAAGGCAGCTTTTGAATATTTTGCACGTGATAACGCTGTATAACCGCATCCGCAGGGACCCGGACGCGGGAATAGTGCCGCGCACGTTCATCTTTGGCGGCAAGGCGGCACCGGGATACTACATGGCGAAGCACATTATCCAGCTTATTAACGCCGTGGGGTATACCATAAATACCGATCCGCGCGTGGGAGATATGCTTAAGGTGGTGTTTTTGCAGAACTACTGCGTGACGTTGGCGGAGCGCATCATGCCTGCCACGGATCTTTCTGAGCAGATATCCACGGCGGGGATGGAGGCTTCCGGCACGGGGAACATGAAGTTTGCCCTGAACGGTGCCATTACCATAGGGACGCACGACGGCGCTAACATAGAGATGCTGGAGCATGTGGGTGATGAAAACCTGTTTCTGTTCGGGCTGCTTTCGCATGAGGTGGAAGACCTGCGCAGGCAGGGGTATAACCCGCGTACCTTCTATGAGACGGACAGCGAGCTGCGTGAGGTGCTGGACATGATATCCGGTGGCTACTTCTCACCCGGCGACCCCCACATGTTCCGTGATATAGTGGAAAGCCTGCTTAATCACGGCGACCGCTACATGGTGCTGGCTGATTTCCGGTCATATGCATATCGGCAGCAGGATGCCGCGAGAGCGTATCTGGATCAGCCGGGGTGGGCGCGGCGGTCCATGCTGAACACGGCGCGTATGGGCTTTTTCTCCAGCGACCGCTCCATGGGCGAGTATGCCCGTGACATATGGGGTGTGGAGGGCGTGTAG
- a CDS encoding NAD-dependent epimerase/dehydratase family protein: MPKTPETPQTPKTQKTPAAPGQPTHPQNACLVTGCAGFVGSHLTDALLSLGFPVVGVDIIPRAQAANLSDAFGNPAFRYVEHDITRHGVLKRCHEEYPRIGHVFHLAAVVMVAFSMEHPELTMATNYTATQALHAESREAGAQAFVFAGSAAEYGDDPRLPLREEYADPQTVHNSPYGRSKYLSSRLMQESGYGCSLRFFNIFGPRQDPSSPYSGVVSKFITQATAGDELAIFGDGGQTRDFIYVSDVVRSYLIAGGVIPNPATGLTAPLSGIYNVGTGSSITIRSLAEKAIATTGTGSSIRHAAPRAGDIYHSQADISLFTQTTAFAPQITFEEGLRRTIAWANSQHAAAGKA; this comes from the coding sequence ATGCCAAAGACGCCAGAAACGCCACAGACTCCCAAAACGCAAAAGACGCCAGCAGCACCCGGCCAGCCAACCCATCCACAAAACGCCTGCCTTGTCACCGGCTGCGCCGGATTTGTCGGCAGCCACCTTACCGATGCCCTGCTGTCGCTGGGCTTTCCCGTCGTGGGCGTGGATATCATTCCCCGTGCGCAGGCAGCCAACCTGTCGGATGCCTTCGGCAATCCGGCCTTCCGCTATGTGGAGCACGACATCACGCGCCACGGCGTCCTCAAACGCTGCCATGAGGAATACCCCCGCATCGGCCATGTGTTCCACCTTGCCGCCGTGGTCATGGTGGCCTTTTCCATGGAACACCCGGAACTGACCATGGCCACCAACTACACGGCCACACAGGCCCTGCACGCAGAATCGCGGGAAGCCGGGGCGCAGGCCTTTGTGTTCGCGGGGTCGGCGGCGGAATATGGCGATGATCCGCGCCTCCCCCTGCGGGAAGAATACGCCGATCCCCAAACCGTCCACAACAGCCCCTACGGGCGATCCAAATACCTCTCCTCCCGCCTCATGCAGGAAAGCGGCTACGGTTGCTCCCTGCGGTTCTTCAATATCTTCGGCCCCCGGCAGGATCCCAGCAGCCCTTACAGCGGCGTGGTTTCCAAGTTCATCACGCAGGCAACGGCAGGCGATGAACTCGCCATCTTCGGAGACGGCGGGCAGACCCGCGATTTCATCTACGTCTCAGACGTGGTACGTTCCTACCTCATTGCCGGGGGAGTCATCCCCAATCCGGCAACCGGCCTCACCGCGCCCCTTTCCGGTATCTATAATGTGGGCACCGGCAGCAGCATCACCATCCGCAGTCTGGCAGAAAAGGCCATCGCCACCACCGGCACGGGCAGTTCCATCCGCCACGCCGCTCCCCGCGCAGGTGACATTTACCACTCGCAGGCAGACATCTCCCTGTTCACGCAGACCACGGCATTCGCGCCCCAAATTACCTTTGAGGAAGGCCTGCGCCGCACCATCGCATGGGCAAACAGCCAGCATGCCGCAGCGGGAAAGGCGTAA
- the proC gene encoding pyrroline-5-carboxylate reductase has product MITLGCIGCGNMGSAILKGLGSREDIALAGYDRSTTTLQTLKDDAALPRFTICGSEEQVAEHADYILLAVKPDQVEPVLARIAPRLAGKTVISIAAGVSQAALKQYSGGACAVVRCMPNTPAMVGEGIFALCLEDPDLGEARMQTVQDIFGAIGQVMVLPESKFNAFTAVAGCGPAYVFHFMEALVEAAVTVGFTRQDATDMIIKLCKGSVKLADESDKHLSVLREMVCSPAGVTIAAVNHLDRTAVRGNIIDAVLQARTRGQEMSK; this is encoded by the coding sequence ATGATCACTCTCGGCTGCATAGGCTGCGGCAATATGGGGTCCGCCATTCTGAAGGGACTGGGAAGCCGCGAGGATATTGCCCTTGCCGGCTACGACCGCAGCACCACCACCCTGCAAACGCTTAAGGACGATGCCGCCCTGCCCCGGTTCACCATCTGCGGGTCGGAAGAACAGGTCGCTGAGCACGCGGACTACATCCTGCTGGCTGTAAAGCCCGATCAGGTGGAGCCCGTTCTTGCCAGAATCGCGCCCCGGCTTGCCGGAAAAACGGTCATCTCCATCGCCGCGGGTGTTTCGCAGGCTGCGCTTAAACAGTACAGCGGCGGTGCCTGTGCCGTGGTGCGCTGCATGCCCAACACACCCGCCATGGTGGGCGAAGGCATCTTCGCCCTGTGTCTGGAAGACCCGGACCTTGGCGAAGCCCGTATGCAGACCGTGCAGGACATCTTCGGCGCAATAGGGCAGGTCATGGTGCTGCCGGAGAGCAAGTTCAACGCCTTTACAGCCGTTGCAGGCTGCGGCCCCGCCTATGTCTTCCACTTCATGGAAGCGCTGGTTGAAGCGGCAGTCACCGTGGGCTTTACCCGGCAGGACGCAACGGATATGATCATCAAGCTCTGCAAGGGCTCGGTGAAACTTGCGGATGAATCCGACAAGCACCTCTCCGTGCTGCGCGAAATGGTCTGCTCCCCTGCGGGGGTTACCATTGCCGCCGTAAACCATCTGGACCGCACTGCCGTGCGGGGCAACATAATCGACGCCGTTCTCCAGGCCCGCACACGCGGGCAGGAGATGAGCAAATAG
- the ndk gene encoding nucleoside-diphosphate kinase, whose product MLQRTFSIIKPDAVNRNLEGEILARIQKAGLRVVAMKKIHMTREQAEGFYHVHKERPFFGSLTEFMCSGPVVCSVLEGDDAIARYRELMGATNPANAAEGTLRKDFALNLEANSVHGSDAPETAAFEISYFFNALEITG is encoded by the coding sequence ATGTTGCAAAGAACGTTTTCCATCATCAAGCCCGATGCCGTAAACCGCAATCTCGAAGGCGAAATCCTCGCCCGTATCCAGAAGGCCGGTCTGCGCGTCGTGGCCATGAAGAAAATACACATGACCCGGGAACAGGCGGAAGGATTCTACCACGTGCACAAAGAGCGCCCCTTCTTCGGCAGCCTCACAGAATTCATGTGCTCCGGTCCCGTGGTCTGCTCCGTGCTGGAAGGCGATGACGCCATTGCCAGATACCGTGAACTCATGGGCGCAACCAACCCCGCCAATGCGGCGGAAGGCACCCTGCGCAAGGACTTCGCCCTGAATCTGGAAGCGAATTCCGTGCACGGTTCCGATGCGCCGGAAACCGCCGCGTTCGAAATAAGCTACTTCTTCAACGCACTGGAGATTACAGGCTAA
- a CDS encoding divergent polysaccharide deacetylase family protein: protein MMTHSPKPENTHGPASGDAKGKAALLAQASARLRSSLSRLQNALPRWALPFLAGVLCVLLLLGIVRCMQSPAPTTALNATEAAESTAAGSLRGRVDPTSLPYEETLGGPLEESVKKIDFALLQAFAGLALHRSAVLLEEVETRFHNGQEYHFQRMRLYSTEPEKVTAAIANSLAAWVGNATFTPTGPESFTISVNGASTHELTLAASPAPPYTQGAETDISTTPDSGEPPSAESGATPATRPRPDPRPTPEGTGRLAIVIDDLGESVNAARKLASLSYPVTFAIWPRSTNAKLVAEIGRQRGEEIILHQPMEPIGYPEVRPGPGTVFVRMTPDQIHTIIAENLKMVPYAVGINNHMGSRFTQDRQAVQAVLEELRERDLFVLDSWTHPKSVFFGEAKKAGFTAYKRSVFIDVVQDVPSIVHQLEKAERIALTTGQAIAIGHPLPETLAALKQWEARRNPAVSVVTVRSLRPN, encoded by the coding sequence ATGATGACCCACTCCCCAAAACCAGAAAATACACACGGCCCCGCCAGCGGAGATGCCAAAGGCAAGGCTGCCCTGCTCGCGCAGGCATCCGCACGCCTCCGGTCCTCCCTGTCACGCCTGCAAAACGCGCTGCCGCGGTGGGCACTCCCCTTCCTTGCGGGCGTGCTCTGCGTTCTTCTCCTGCTGGGCATTGTGCGCTGCATGCAATCGCCTGCGCCAACAACCGCCCTCAATGCAACCGAAGCAGCTGAGAGCACGGCGGCAGGTTCGCTGCGCGGGCGCGTGGACCCCACCTCCCTGCCCTATGAGGAAACACTGGGCGGACCGCTGGAAGAAAGCGTAAAGAAGATAGATTTCGCCCTCCTGCAGGCATTCGCAGGTCTTGCCCTGCACCGTTCCGCCGTGCTTCTGGAAGAGGTGGAAACCCGCTTCCACAACGGACAGGAGTATCACTTCCAGCGCATGCGCCTCTACAGCACGGAACCGGAAAAGGTGACCGCAGCCATAGCAAACTCGCTTGCCGCATGGGTGGGCAACGCCACGTTCACGCCCACCGGTCCGGAGAGCTTCACCATATCGGTCAACGGTGCCTCCACCCACGAACTGACCCTTGCAGCATCCCCCGCTCCCCCGTATACACAGGGGGCGGAAACAGATATTTCCACAACACCGGATTCCGGGGAACCTCCGTCCGCTGAATCCGGTGCAACTCCGGCAACAAGACCCAGACCAGACCCACGCCCGACCCCGGAAGGAACCGGACGTCTCGCCATCGTCATTGACGACCTTGGCGAAAGCGTGAACGCCGCCCGCAAACTGGCCTCGCTCTCCTACCCTGTCACCTTCGCCATCTGGCCGCGTTCCACAAACGCCAAGCTGGTGGCGGAAATAGGCAGGCAACGTGGCGAGGAGATCATCCTCCATCAGCCCATGGAGCCGATCGGCTACCCAGAGGTACGCCCCGGACCGGGAACAGTGTTCGTGCGCATGACACCGGACCAGATACACACCATCATTGCGGAAAACCTGAAAATGGTTCCGTATGCGGTGGGTATCAACAACCACATGGGGTCACGGTTCACGCAGGACAGACAGGCCGTGCAAGCGGTGCTGGAAGAACTGCGCGAACGCGATCTGTTCGTGCTGGACAGCTGGACGCACCCCAAATCCGTGTTCTTCGGCGAAGCGAAGAAGGCCGGGTTCACCGCCTACAAGCGGAGCGTCTTCATTGACGTGGTACAGGATGTACCAAGCATTGTGCACCAGTTGGAAAAGGCAGAGCGCATAGCCCTTACCACGGGGCAGGCCATAGCCATAGGCCATCCCCTGCCGGAAACCCTTGCAGCCCTCAAGCAATGGGAGGCAAGGCGCAATCCGGCGGTCAGCGTGGTAACCGTGCGTTCGCTCCGGCCAAACTGA
- a CDS encoding S41 family peptidase → MRISMWVASAAALAILAFSTAPGLATGDQNKFDSLKRFSQVLDMVERYYVNEVSRKDIIDGAIQGMLQSLDPHSSFMDPTEYQSMQETTSGEFFGIGIEITQDENGILKVVAPIEDTPAWKAGLKSGDLILEVGGAPTQEMSLSKAVSLIKGPKGSKVTLTVLPKNANEPKEMTITRDIIPLISVKTRLLDDGFLWVRLMRFSERTTDELYEKIAEYSKQNELKGIVLDMRDNPGGLLDQSVSVADAFLGQGTVVSIRGRGKESREFTARTQSSDITAPMVVLINAGSASASEIVAGALRDHKRALLVGERSFGKGSVQNIIPLSDGGAVKLTIAHYYTPNGTSIQAEGIQPDILLPFEMPAEETEKKPRRTMREKDLDRHLDNPADKTGVAPKGDFKRTQEVQEALDRDNQLRMALQLVHSLPRIQSIH, encoded by the coding sequence ATGCGTATATCCATGTGGGTCGCCTCGGCGGCGGCCCTTGCAATACTCGCTTTTTCCACGGCTCCCGGCCTTGCTACCGGCGATCAGAACAAGTTCGACTCCCTGAAGCGCTTCAGTCAGGTTCTGGACATGGTTGAACGCTATTATGTCAATGAAGTCAGCCGCAAGGACATCATAGACGGTGCCATTCAGGGCATGCTGCAATCCCTTGACCCGCACTCCTCGTTCATGGACCCCACCGAATACCAGAGCATGCAGGAGACCACCTCCGGTGAATTCTTCGGCATAGGCATAGAAATAACGCAGGATGAAAACGGTATTCTCAAGGTGGTGGCCCCCATTGAAGACACCCCCGCATGGAAAGCCGGGCTGAAAAGCGGCGACCTTATCCTTGAAGTGGGCGGCGCTCCCACGCAGGAGATGTCCCTGAGCAAGGCGGTTTCGCTTATCAAAGGCCCCAAGGGATCCAAGGTCACGCTGACCGTCCTGCCCAAAAATGCCAACGAACCCAAGGAAATGACCATCACGCGCGACATCATCCCGCTCATCAGCGTGAAGACGCGACTGCTGGATGACGGTTTCCTGTGGGTCCGTCTCATGCGCTTCTCAGAACGCACAACCGATGAACTGTACGAAAAGATAGCGGAATACTCCAAGCAAAACGAGCTTAAGGGCATCGTTCTGGATATGCGCGACAACCCCGGCGGTCTTCTGGACCAGTCCGTCAGCGTTGCAGATGCCTTCCTCGGTCAGGGCACTGTGGTGTCCATCCGCGGACGCGGCAAGGAAAGCCGCGAATTCACCGCACGCACCCAAAGCTCAGACATCACGGCTCCCATGGTCGTGCTCATCAACGCAGGCTCCGCCTCCGCCTCGGAAATCGTGGCCGGTGCCCTGCGCGACCACAAGCGGGCGCTTCTGGTGGGCGAACGCAGCTTCGGCAAGGGGTCCGTGCAAAACATCATCCCCCTCAGCGACGGCGGCGCGGTCAAGCTGACTATCGCGCACTACTACACGCCCAACGGCACCTCCATTCAGGCAGAAGGCATCCAGCCGGACATCCTCCTGCCCTTTGAGATGCCCGCTGAAGAAACGGAAAAGAAACCGCGCCGCACCATGCGCGAAAAGGATCTTGACCGGCATCTGGACAACCCGGCAGACAAGACCGGCGTTGCTCCCAAGGGCGACTTCAAGCGCACGCAGGAAGTGCAGGAGGCGCTGGACCGCGACAACCAGCTGCGCATGGCGCTGCAACTGGTGCACTCCCTGCCCAGAATACAGAGCATCCACTAG
- a CDS encoding murein hydrolase activator EnvC family protein: protein MTTHTHRHPSLPCPAASVCTVLLLCCAVMLMLPAFTAHAQKQETIEKSLSTQQNKAKQTEKKLNALTAQERALHKELAAAEDRMKQLERDLAKQESDLAAIERKREAAEKEHGQVLAQRRKTEQELRELLDAMWPLYMQSQAGRGGNVPDWHEADRQFEWSGRIYAAIDEKNRAIAEQEKSIAKALKTQEELARSARERLAAVNKTKDRLLRDRLQHNSKLQAVRKEKEDAEATLKNVLDVIKDLNYRMEETGGPEGEFAKMKGKLPWPARGRLAHKFAPNANPPNRGMALALSQGTEVRSVASGKVVHNDVLRGFGRVVIVMHDSAYYTLYAFLSESGLGVGQNVTRGQKLGTAGHFPRVEGPGLYFELRFHQKAINPEPWLTASN, encoded by the coding sequence ATGACCACGCACACCCACCGCCACCCGTCCCTGCCCTGCCCTGCCGCCTCTGTATGCACGGTGCTGCTCCTGTGCTGCGCCGTCATGCTCATGCTGCCTGCCTTCACGGCACATGCGCAGAAGCAGGAGACCATAGAAAAGTCCCTCTCCACGCAGCAGAATAAGGCCAAGCAGACAGAAAAAAAGCTGAACGCCCTCACCGCGCAGGAACGTGCCCTGCACAAGGAACTTGCTGCGGCAGAAGACCGTATGAAGCAGCTTGAGCGCGATCTCGCCAAGCAGGAATCGGACCTCGCCGCCATAGAGCGCAAGCGCGAAGCGGCAGAAAAAGAACACGGGCAGGTACTGGCCCAGCGCCGGAAAACAGAGCAGGAACTGCGTGAACTGCTCGATGCCATGTGGCCCCTGTACATGCAGAGTCAGGCCGGACGTGGCGGCAACGTCCCGGACTGGCACGAGGCCGACCGCCAGTTCGAATGGTCGGGCAGAATATACGCCGCCATAGACGAAAAAAACCGGGCCATTGCGGAACAGGAAAAGAGCATCGCCAAGGCCCTGAAAACGCAGGAAGAACTTGCCCGCAGTGCCCGCGAGCGTCTGGCCGCTGTCAATAAGACCAAAGACAGGCTCCTGCGCGACAGGCTGCAGCACAACAGCAAATTGCAGGCCGTGCGCAAGGAAAAGGAAGACGCGGAAGCCACGCTTAAAAACGTGCTCGACGTCATCAAGGACCTGAACTACCGCATGGAGGAAACAGGCGGCCCGGAAGGCGAATTCGCCAAGATGAAGGGCAAACTGCCCTGGCCCGCCAGAGGCAGGCTGGCACACAAGTTCGCGCCAAACGCCAACCCGCCCAACCGGGGCATGGCCCTTGCCCTTTCGCAGGGCACAGAGGTCCGCTCCGTTGCCTCCGGCAAGGTGGTGCATAACGATGTGCTGCGTGGCTTCGGCAGGGTGGTCATCGTCATGCATGACTCAGCCTACTATACCCTCTACGCCTTCCTGTCCGAAAGCGGATTGGGCGTGGGGCAGAATGTAACCAGAGGACAGAAGCTCGGCACGGCGGGACACTTCCCCCGTGTAGAAGGCCCGGGCCTGTATTTCGAATTGCGTTTTCATCAAAAAGCCATTAACCCTGAGCCGTGGCTAACAGCTTCGAATTAG
- a CDS encoding endonuclease III domain-containing protein encodes MNRQQLLLNMFQAMLDRLGPSRWWPAESPFEVAVGAILTQNTNWGNVERAIANLKQANALSPRAILGMPESELAERIRPSGYYNMKAKRLRTFAGWLTEYAGGDIAALAEKDTADVREALLAIKGIGPETADSIALYAAGLPTFVADAYTHRILTRHGLMPEDADYHTMRDYFMDVLPQDVPLYNEYHALIVRVGKEWCRKSAPLCAQCPLNPYLNGGTA; translated from the coding sequence ATGAATCGCCAACAACTCCTCCTGAACATGTTCCAAGCCATGCTGGACCGTCTGGGCCCCAGCCGCTGGTGGCCCGCAGAGTCTCCGTTCGAGGTCGCCGTCGGGGCCATCCTCACCCAGAACACCAACTGGGGCAACGTAGAACGCGCCATCGCCAATCTCAAACAGGCAAACGCCCTTTCCCCCCGTGCCATCCTCGGCATGCCGGAATCCGAACTGGCGGAGCGCATCCGTCCTTCGGGCTATTATAATATGAAGGCGAAACGGCTGCGCACCTTTGCAGGCTGGCTCACGGAATACGCCGGAGGCGATATCGCCGCCCTCGCGGAGAAAGATACGGCAGATGTGCGCGAAGCCCTGCTCGCCATCAAGGGCATAGGGCCGGAAACAGCAGATTCCATAGCACTTTACGCCGCAGGGCTGCCCACCTTTGTGGCAGATGCCTACACCCACCGCATTCTCACCCGGCACGGCCTTATGCCGGAAGATGCGGACTACCATACCATGCGGGACTATTTCATGGATGTACTGCCGCAGGACGTGCCCCTTTATAACGAATACCATGCCCTCATCGTGCGGGTGGGCAAGGAATGGTGCCGCAAATCAGCCCCCCTCTGCGCACAATGCCCGCTCAACCCGTACCTGAACGGCGGCACCGCATGA
- the hgcB gene encoding mercury methylation ferredoxin HgcB — MQGFRYIENVVTIGLDAEKCVGCGLCTEVCPHLVFRMQDGKAGFADREACMECGACARNCPVGALSVNPGVGCASLMIKRWLHEKGLPVRMGNGCC; from the coding sequence ATGCAGGGCTTCAGATATATTGAGAATGTGGTCACCATAGGCCTGGATGCGGAGAAGTGTGTGGGCTGTGGCCTGTGCACGGAGGTGTGTCCGCATCTGGTGTTTCGCATGCAGGATGGGAAGGCCGGATTTGCGGACCGCGAAGCCTGCATGGAGTGCGGGGCGTGTGCGCGCAATTGCCCTGTGGGAGCGCTTTCCGTGAACCCCGGCGTGGGGTGCGCCTCGCTGATGATTAAACGCTGGCTGCATGAAAAGGGACTGCCCGTGCGCATGGGCAACGGCTGCTGCTGA